The following coding sequences lie in one Mercenaria mercenaria strain notata chromosome 5, MADL_Memer_1, whole genome shotgun sequence genomic window:
- the LOC123556341 gene encoding uncharacterized protein LOC123556341 has translation MTSINIIEIFFFLLILSVCKAELYCYICTTASGLHADKCGDDFRLTSVDAVSCQDGSCQKTRGYRTEGSKKVVEVTRGCVSYTQSDTCYEGTNYGVSATICTCNTVYCNGASTLIPSTKFSLSTGVLLTLLIYNVL, from the exons ATGACTAGTATAAATATAATTGAaatctttttctttcttcttattttatcag TTTGTAAGGCTGAACTATATTGCTATATCTGCACGACAGCTTCAGGTTTGCACGCGGATAAATGTGGCGATGATTTCCGACTAACATCTGTTGATGCTGTATCATGTCAAGATGGGTCATGTCAAAAAACAAGAGGATACAGAA CTGAAGGCTCGAAGAAGGTTGTTGAAGTGACAAGAGGCTGTGTATCTTACACACAGTCGGACACCTGCTATGAAGGCACAAATTATGGAGTATCAGCAacaatatgtacatgtaacaCTGTGTATTGTAATGGTGCAAGTACTTTAATTCCATCTACAAAGTTTTCTCTTTCTACTGGAGTTTTGCTCACTTTGCTGATATACAACGTTCTGTGA